A stretch of Lathyrus oleraceus cultivar Zhongwan6 chromosome 6, CAAS_Psat_ZW6_1.0, whole genome shotgun sequence DNA encodes these proteins:
- the LOC127094594 gene encoding uncharacterized protein LOC127094594: MVRDKIKKAQDLQKSYAHHKIRPLEFNEGDHVFLKVTPRLRLKGSFKSRKLSPRYVGPYQIIDKIGEVAYKLALPPSLSEMHDVFHVSQLRKFIPNSLQHILPDSIEVESHLTSEPLPSGIVGWEIKVLRNKEIPLVKIQWDESHPGDATWELESEMREVYPYLFQEKDWIKKKKKKKNKKKKKYLYSGLCFDVVKH; the protein is encoded by the exons ATGGTTCGTGATAAGATAAAGAAAGCACAAGATCTCCAAAAGAGCTATGCACATCACAAAATAAGACCATTAGAATTTAATGAAGGTGATCATGTATTTCTAAAGGTGACTCCGAGATTGAGACTGAAGGGATCGTTTAAGTCACGGAAGTTAAGTCCAAGATACGTAGGACCATACCAAATTATAGATAAGATTGGTGAAGTAGCTTACAAATTAGCCTTACCACCTTCTCTATCAGAAATGCACGATGTTTTTCACGTATCTCAACTTCGAAAGTTCATTCCAAACTCTCTTCAGCATATTCTTCCAGATTCAATAGAAGTAGAATCACACCTAACTTCCGAACCTCTACCAAGTGGTATTGTAGGATGGGAAATTAAGGTATTGAGGAATAAGGAGATCCCTCTTGTTAAGATTCAGTGGGATGAATCACATCCGGGTGATGCTACTTGGGAATTGGAGTCTGAAATGCGAGAAGTTTACCCTTATCTCTTCCAG GAAAAAGATTGgatcaagaagaagaagaagaagaagaataagaagaagaagaagtatcTTTATAGTGGTTTATGTTTTGATGTAGTAAAACATTGA